The following proteins are encoded in a genomic region of Parabacteroides pacaensis:
- a CDS encoding glycoside hydrolase, which translates to MALEAQSIIRYRVEPDKPLQTIDCFSASDAWSMQYLGLWPQEKQKQIADWLFSTENNANGQPQGIGLSLWRFNVGAGSAEQGEASQIGSPWTRVECFLQPDGSYNWKKQEGQRNFLRLAKERGVNQFLAFLNSPPVHFTQNGLATNTGRGGTFNLKPDCYEKYVRFLADVVQGLEKHEGIRFDYICPFNEPDGHWNWLGPKQEGTPATNYEIARTVRLLGNELANRQMDTKVLLPESSDYRCMFRTHQTNGERGYEIQSFFCPDSTKTYVGDTPNVARLMAGHSYWTNTPLDALRNIRCQLRDTLDKYGVDFWQTETCIMGNDEEIGYGGGYDRSMKTALYVARIIHHDLVYAGARSWQWWRAVATGDYKDGLIRAYPDATLKDGRYEDSKLLWALGNYSRFIRPGAVRLQVQAYDKENHLIPDGDTDQQGVMILACKNANNTPVVVALNYSEIPKAFVLEWKGAKIAQWQPYLTSDGEGQNLFPLKAIKAGKKITLPPRSITTFVGE; encoded by the coding sequence ATGGCATTAGAAGCCCAATCGATAATACGTTATCGAGTTGAGCCGGACAAACCGCTGCAAACCATCGACTGCTTCAGTGCCTCGGATGCCTGGAGCATGCAATACCTCGGCCTGTGGCCTCAGGAAAAACAGAAGCAAATAGCAGACTGGTTGTTTAGCACTGAAAACAATGCAAACGGGCAACCGCAAGGAATCGGGTTATCCCTTTGGCGTTTCAACGTCGGGGCGGGAAGCGCGGAACAAGGGGAAGCCAGCCAGATAGGTTCGCCTTGGACGCGAGTGGAATGCTTTTTGCAACCGGACGGTTCCTATAACTGGAAGAAACAGGAAGGGCAACGGAACTTCCTGCGCCTGGCTAAAGAGCGCGGAGTAAACCAATTCCTCGCTTTCCTGAACTCGCCTCCCGTTCACTTTACGCAAAACGGGCTTGCCACAAATACCGGGCGCGGCGGGACATTCAACCTCAAACCCGATTGTTATGAAAAGTATGTCCGCTTCCTGGCAGATGTAGTGCAAGGACTGGAAAAACACGAAGGAATCCGGTTCGATTACATTTGTCCCTTTAACGAACCGGACGGACACTGGAACTGGCTAGGCCCCAAGCAGGAAGGAACCCCGGCCACGAATTACGAAATAGCCCGTACCGTCCGTTTGCTGGGAAACGAACTGGCAAACCGGCAAATGGATACAAAAGTGTTACTCCCCGAATCGTCGGACTATCGTTGCATGTTCCGTACACACCAAACCAATGGGGAGCGTGGATACGAAATACAATCGTTCTTTTGTCCCGACAGCACTAAAACGTATGTGGGCGATACTCCCAATGTAGCCCGCCTGATGGCAGGACACAGTTACTGGACAAACACCCCTTTGGATGCTTTGCGCAACATCCGTTGCCAATTACGGGACACATTAGATAAATACGGCGTAGATTTCTGGCAAACGGAAACGTGTATTATGGGAAACGATGAGGAGATCGGATACGGGGGAGGTTACGACCGCTCCATGAAAACAGCCCTTTACGTAGCCCGCATTATCCATCACGACCTGGTATATGCCGGAGCACGTAGCTGGCAATGGTGGCGTGCCGTAGCTACCGGTGATTATAAAGACGGCCTGATCCGCGCCTATCCGGATGCAACCTTAAAAGACGGACGGTACGAAGATTCCAAATTATTATGGGCACTAGGCAACTACAGCCGTTTTATCCGTCCCGGAGCCGTCCGCCTGCAAGTACAAGCCTATGATAAGGAGAATCATCTTATCCCGGACGGAGATACCGACCAGCAGGGAGTTATGATACTAGCTTGCAAAAACGCAAACAATACACCGGTAGTAGTAGCCCTGAATTATTCAGAGATACCAAAAGCGTTTGTCCTGGAATGGAAAGGTGCAAAGATTGCCCAATGGCAACCTTATCTCACTTCCGATGGGGAAGGACAAAACCTGTTTCCGCTGAAAGCCATAAAAGCCGGTAAAAAGATAACCCTTCCTCCCCGCTCGATTACAACGTTCGTGGGAGAATAA
- a CDS encoding beta-galactosidase, whose product MKNWFSWLTAVVTLIVLITSCKDGKGSKGSFEIGDKTFLLNGKPFVVKAAEIHYTRIPAEYWEHRIKMCKALGMNTICIYAFWNIHEQKPDEFDFSGQNDVAAFCKLAQKHDMYIILRPGPYVCAEWEMGGLPWWLLKKKDIQLRTNDPYFLERTRLFINQMGKQLADRQITRGGNIIMVQVENEYGSYATDKEYIAHIRDMVKGAGFTDVPLFQCDWSSNFTNNALDDLLWTVNFGTGADIDQQFKKLKELRPNTPLMCSEFWSGWFDHWGRKHETRDAATMVNGIKEMLDRNISFSLYMTHGGTTFGHWGGANSPAYSAMCSSYDYDAPISEAGWATEKYHILREALAAYMPAGEKQSEVPEAFPVIEIPEITFTSVAPLFDNLPQPKESTDIRPMEQFDQGWGSILYRTTLPEEVKEGTSLVITEVHDWAQVFADGQLLARLDRRRGENVVKLPALKAGTRLDILVEAMGRVNFDKAIHDRKGITEKVELVSGDTSAELKNWKVYSFPVDYGFVKDKAFKEGSKQDGPAYYRATFNLDKTGDVFLDMQTWGKGMVWVNGKAMGRFWEIGPQQTLFMPGCWLKKGENEIIVLDLKGPEKAAIRGVNKPILDVLRQEVPTTHRKEGQTLDLSKEKVWFAGSFKPGNGWQEITFEKPMKIRQFCLEALSSQDGKEVASMAEFYLLGSDGKPLSRQHWQIGYADSEEIKSGNRTADKIYDLQESTFWQTVQGTPYPHTVVIDLREEQTVSGLRYLPRAEQGTPGMIKDFRVYGKMTPFSY is encoded by the coding sequence ATGAAGAATTGGTTTAGTTGGCTTACCGCAGTGGTAACGCTTATCGTTTTAATAACAAGTTGTAAAGATGGGAAAGGATCAAAAGGGTCCTTCGAAATCGGAGATAAAACATTCCTGCTGAACGGAAAACCTTTCGTTGTGAAAGCTGCAGAGATTCATTATACCCGTATACCTGCCGAATATTGGGAACATCGTATCAAAATGTGTAAAGCCCTCGGCATGAATACCATTTGTATTTACGCTTTCTGGAATATCCACGAACAAAAGCCGGACGAGTTCGATTTCAGCGGACAAAATGACGTGGCTGCTTTTTGCAAGCTGGCGCAGAAACACGATATGTATATCATCCTGCGTCCCGGCCCGTATGTATGTGCCGAATGGGAAATGGGCGGCCTTCCCTGGTGGTTATTGAAGAAAAAGGATATTCAGCTTCGTACCAACGACCCGTATTTCCTGGAACGCACGCGCTTGTTTATTAACCAGATGGGAAAACAGTTGGCGGACAGGCAAATTACTCGCGGCGGTAATATCATTATGGTACAGGTAGAAAACGAATATGGTTCGTATGCCACTGATAAAGAATATATTGCCCATATCCGCGATATGGTAAAAGGAGCCGGTTTTACCGACGTTCCCTTATTCCAATGCGACTGGAGTTCGAATTTTACCAACAATGCGCTGGATGATTTGCTGTGGACGGTGAACTTCGGAACCGGAGCGGACATAGACCAGCAATTTAAGAAACTAAAAGAATTACGCCCCAACACCCCACTTATGTGCAGCGAGTTCTGGAGCGGTTGGTTCGACCATTGGGGACGGAAACATGAAACCCGTGATGCTGCAACGATGGTAAACGGCATAAAAGAGATGCTGGACCGGAATATTTCTTTCAGTTTGTATATGACTCACGGAGGTACTACCTTCGGCCATTGGGGAGGAGCCAACAGTCCCGCGTATTCCGCCATGTGTAGCTCTTACGATTACGATGCCCCCATCAGCGAGGCAGGTTGGGCTACCGAAAAATACCATATCCTGCGCGAGGCTTTAGCGGCTTATATGCCCGCAGGCGAAAAACAATCCGAAGTACCGGAAGCATTTCCGGTAATTGAAATTCCGGAAATAACGTTTACATCTGTGGCTCCTTTGTTCGACAATCTGCCTCAACCCAAAGAATCTACGGATATCCGGCCGATGGAACAGTTCGACCAGGGATGGGGATCTATTTTATACCGCACCACCCTGCCGGAAGAGGTGAAGGAAGGCACTTCCCTTGTGATCACCGAAGTGCACGACTGGGCACAAGTTTTTGCCGACGGTCAATTACTGGCTCGCCTGGATCGTCGCCGGGGCGAAAATGTAGTTAAACTCCCTGCATTAAAAGCCGGGACCCGGTTAGACATCCTGGTAGAAGCGATGGGCCGCGTCAATTTCGACAAAGCGATTCACGACCGGAAAGGGATTACCGAGAAAGTAGAACTTGTTTCCGGAGATACTTCTGCCGAGTTAAAGAACTGGAAAGTATACAGTTTCCCGGTAGACTACGGTTTTGTAAAGGACAAAGCATTCAAAGAAGGCAGCAAACAAGACGGTCCTGCCTATTACCGGGCTACTTTCAACCTGGATAAAACAGGAGATGTATTCCTCGACATGCAGACGTGGGGAAAAGGAATGGTCTGGGTAAATGGGAAAGCAATGGGACGCTTCTGGGAAATAGGTCCGCAGCAGACCCTCTTTATGCCGGGTTGCTGGTTAAAGAAAGGGGAGAACGAGATTATTGTGCTCGACCTGAAAGGTCCTGAAAAAGCAGCCATCCGCGGAGTGAACAAGCCAATCCTGGATGTGCTTCGCCAAGAAGTCCCGACAACACACCGCAAAGAAGGGCAGACCTTAGATCTTTCCAAAGAAAAAGTATGGTTCGCCGGTAGTTTCAAGCCGGGTAACGGCTGGCAGGAGATAACCTTCGAAAAGCCTATGAAAATTCGCCAGTTCTGTCTGGAAGCCCTTTCTTCGCAAGACGGAAAAGAGGTAGCAAGCATGGCGGAATTCTATTTGCTGGGTAGCGACGGCAAGCCTCTTTCCCGCCAGCATTGGCAGATCGGGTACGCGGATAGCGAAGAGATAAAATCGGGGAACCGCACGGCTGACAAGATTTATGATTTGCAGGAATCTACGTTCTGGCAAACGGTACAGGGAACACCCTATCCTCATACGGTGGTAATCGATTTGCGCGAAGAGCAAACTGTGAGCGGGCTTCGTTACCTTCCTCGTGCCGAACAAGGGACACCGGGGATGATTAAGGACTTCCGGGTATACGGAAAAATGACTCCGTTCTCTTATTGA
- a CDS encoding alpha-N-arabinofuranosidase: protein MKNVIGIFALVFTFSAFAQKDASIRIYPDGGKQIISKHIYGQFAEHLGSCIYGGLWVGEDSDIPNTQGYRTDVLNALKELRIPNLRWPGGCFADEYHWMDGIGPKQNRPKMVNNNWGGTIEDNSFGTHEFLNLCELLGCEPYISGNVGSGTVEELAKWVEYMTSDGDSPMANLRRKNGRDKAWKVKFLGVGNESWGCGGSMRPEYYADLYRRYATYCRNYDGNQLFKIASGASDYDYNWTETLMKNIGGRMNGLSLHYYTVTGWNGSKGSATQFEPDDYYWTMGKCLEIEDVVRKHIAIMDKYDPRKNVGLMVDEWGTWWDTEPGTNPGHLFQQNTMRDAFVAALTLNVFHKYTDRIKMANIAQIVNVLQSMILTKGPKMVLTPTYYVFDMYKVHQEATYLPLDLICEKRMVKGNREVPMVSASASKDANGIIHVSLANVDLENVQTLSIDLEGRKINQVNGRILSSATINDCNTFDHPDKVKPQGFDGAKVKKGMLEVTLPAQSIVVLEIR from the coding sequence ATGAAAAATGTAATAGGAATATTCGCTTTGGTTTTTACCTTTTCCGCTTTTGCTCAAAAGGATGCCAGTATCCGTATTTATCCGGACGGGGGTAAACAAATTATCAGTAAACATATTTACGGACAGTTTGCCGAACATCTGGGTTCCTGTATCTATGGCGGTCTTTGGGTAGGAGAAGATTCCGATATACCCAATACGCAAGGATACCGTACCGATGTATTAAACGCATTAAAAGAACTCCGGATTCCGAATCTTCGTTGGCCGGGCGGTTGTTTCGCCGACGAATATCATTGGATGGACGGAATCGGTCCCAAGCAAAACCGGCCCAAAATGGTAAATAACAACTGGGGCGGAACGATTGAAGACAATAGCTTCGGCACGCACGAGTTCCTGAACCTTTGTGAATTGCTGGGATGCGAACCGTATATCAGCGGAAACGTGGGAAGCGGAACCGTGGAAGAACTAGCCAAGTGGGTAGAATATATGACTTCCGACGGCGATAGCCCGATGGCAAACCTACGCCGTAAGAACGGTCGTGACAAAGCCTGGAAAGTAAAGTTCCTGGGTGTAGGTAACGAAAGCTGGGGTTGCGGAGGCAGCATGCGTCCGGAATATTATGCAGACCTTTACCGCCGGTATGCTACTTACTGCCGTAACTACGACGGCAACCAATTGTTTAAAATAGCCAGCGGAGCCAGCGACTACGATTATAACTGGACAGAGACCTTAATGAAAAATATAGGAGGCAGGATGAACGGCCTTTCGTTACATTATTATACGGTTACCGGATGGAACGGAAGCAAAGGCTCGGCTACGCAGTTCGAACCGGACGATTATTACTGGACGATGGGGAAATGCCTCGAAATAGAAGATGTAGTACGGAAGCATATAGCCATCATGGATAAATACGATCCGAGAAAGAATGTAGGTTTGATGGTAGACGAATGGGGCACTTGGTGGGATACCGAGCCGGGGACGAATCCCGGTCATCTATTCCAACAAAATACGATGCGCGATGCTTTTGTGGCAGCTTTGACCTTAAACGTATTCCATAAATATACCGACCGGATCAAAATGGCAAACATAGCGCAAATAGTAAACGTACTGCAATCTATGATTCTTACCAAAGGCCCGAAGATGGTGCTTACTCCTACCTATTATGTATTCGATATGTATAAGGTTCACCAGGAGGCAACCTATCTTCCTTTGGACTTGATATGCGAAAAGAGGATGGTGAAAGGTAACCGGGAGGTTCCGATGGTAAGTGCCTCCGCCTCTAAAGATGCGAACGGCATCATCCATGTTTCCCTGGCAAATGTAGATTTGGAGAATGTGCAAACCCTTTCTATTGACTTGGAAGGGAGAAAGATAAACCAGGTAAACGGCCGCATATTATCTTCTGCCACTATCAACGATTGCAACACGTTCGACCATCCCGACAAAGTAAAGCCGCAAGGATTCGACGGGGCAAAAGTAAAAAAGGGCATGCTGGAAGTAACCCTTCCCGCCCAATCTATTGTAGTGTTAGAGATCCGGTAA
- a CDS encoding MFS transporter produces the protein MKKESMILKLVPIMLSFFVMGFVDLVGIATNYVKADFDLSETVSSLFPSMVFFWFLIFSVPTGMLMNKIGRRKTVLISLAVTFLALLCPLVDYTFTMMLISFSLLGIGNTLMQVSLNPLLSNIVTAKRLPSTLTLGQFVKAIASFAAPLIAGWAALTLGNWRYLYPIFMVFALLAVVSLWITQIKEEAPVGKSSTFAQCFALLGDNLILLSFLGIVCHVGIDVGTNVTAPKLLMERVGMTLAEAGVATSVYFLFRTVGCFSGAFLLAKVPVRTFFAVSIFCMVAAVAGLFFFRTLLPIYICIALIGLGNSNVFSMLFSHALLHLPDRKNEVSGLMIMGLFGGTIFPLLMGITSDWMKSQTGAVMILSIGVIYLLFMIPNMKKR, from the coding sequence ATGAAAAAGGAAAGTATGATTTTAAAGCTAGTCCCTATCATGCTCTCATTCTTTGTAATGGGGTTTGTAGACTTGGTAGGGATTGCTACCAATTATGTAAAAGCGGATTTTGATTTGTCCGAGACAGTCTCCAGCTTGTTTCCTTCCATGGTATTCTTCTGGTTTCTTATTTTTTCTGTCCCTACCGGCATGCTGATGAATAAAATAGGACGCCGCAAGACCGTTTTAATCAGCCTGGCGGTAACTTTCCTGGCACTCCTTTGCCCGTTGGTAGACTATACGTTTACGATGATGCTCATTTCCTTTTCCTTGCTGGGAATAGGAAATACACTGATGCAAGTCTCTTTAAACCCCTTGCTCTCCAATATTGTTACAGCCAAGCGTTTGCCCAGCACATTGACTTTGGGCCAGTTTGTAAAGGCGATCGCTTCCTTTGCGGCTCCGCTTATTGCCGGGTGGGCGGCACTAACCTTGGGAAACTGGCGGTATTTGTATCCTATTTTTATGGTGTTTGCCCTGTTGGCGGTGGTTAGTTTGTGGATCACACAGATTAAAGAAGAAGCGCCGGTGGGAAAAAGTTCCACATTCGCCCAATGCTTTGCCTTGTTAGGGGATAATCTGATTTTGTTGTCGTTCCTGGGCATCGTATGTCATGTAGGTATCGATGTGGGAACGAATGTAACGGCCCCCAAGCTTTTGATGGAACGGGTCGGAATGACGTTGGCAGAGGCAGGCGTGGCAACCAGTGTCTATTTCCTTTTCCGTACGGTAGGATGTTTTAGCGGGGCTTTCCTGCTGGCAAAAGTCCCCGTACGTACCTTCTTTGCCGTGAGTATCTTTTGTATGGTTGCGGCAGTAGCAGGTTTGTTTTTCTTTCGGACTTTACTTCCTATTTATATCTGTATCGCCTTGATCGGATTGGGTAATTCAAATGTTTTTTCCATGCTGTTCTCTCATGCTTTGCTCCATTTGCCGGATCGGAAAAACGAAGTCTCCGGCTTAATGATCATGGGGCTTTTCGGGGGAACTATTTTTCCTTTACTCATGGGTATTACTTCCGATTGGATGAAAAGCCAGACCGGGGCGGTAATGATTCTGAGCATCGGTGTAATTTATTTGCTGTTTATGATTCCGAACATGAAGAAACGGTAA
- a CDS encoding carbohydrate kinase family protein, with protein sequence MKENKPVVVGIGELLWDVLPTGKRAGGAPVNFVYHATQLGAEGYAISAVGNDVAGTEILQELEKNHIKHCISTVEYPTGSVMVELNNGSPTYTIIEGVAWDHIPLTSEAIEIVKRADAVCFGTLAQRNGESRETLLSLLPYAPEEALRFFDINLRQAYYSKELIDTLLRQANIFKINDEELEVLRPLFHLQGDTDACCRWFIREYNLKYLVLTAGSHYSSVYTADFQSTLPTPKVSVVDTVGAGDSFSGAFICSILQGKTVEEAHRIAIETAAFVCTRAGAWPSYEQKGERL encoded by the coding sequence ATGAAAGAAAATAAACCCGTAGTAGTAGGTATCGGCGAACTCCTTTGGGATGTGCTGCCTACAGGAAAAAGAGCAGGCGGTGCGCCTGTAAATTTTGTCTATCATGCCACGCAGCTCGGTGCGGAAGGATATGCAATCAGTGCCGTAGGAAACGACGTAGCCGGTACGGAAATCCTTCAGGAATTGGAGAAAAACCATATTAAACATTGCATCTCTACCGTGGAATACCCTACCGGTAGCGTGATGGTAGAACTAAATAACGGAAGTCCCACCTACACCATTATTGAAGGGGTAGCCTGGGACCATATCCCGTTAACGTCCGAAGCGATTGAAATAGTAAAACGGGCGGATGCCGTTTGTTTCGGCACGTTAGCCCAACGGAACGGCGAATCCCGTGAGACTTTGCTGTCATTGCTTCCTTATGCTCCTGAAGAGGCCCTGCGTTTTTTTGATATTAACCTTCGGCAGGCATATTATTCCAAGGAGCTGATCGATACGTTGCTCCGCCAGGCGAATATATTTAAAATAAACGATGAAGAACTCGAAGTGCTGCGGCCTCTTTTTCACTTGCAGGGCGATACGGATGCCTGTTGCCGGTGGTTTATCCGGGAATACAATTTGAAGTATCTGGTTCTTACTGCCGGCAGCCACTATAGTTCGGTCTATACTGCCGATTTTCAGTCTACCCTTCCTACTCCTAAAGTTTCCGTGGTGGATACTGTCGGAGCAGGCGATTCCTTCTCCGGAGCTTTTATCTGTTCTATCTTGCAAGGAAAAACAGTAGAAGAAGCTCATCGGATTGCTATAGAAACGGCAGCTTTCGTTTGTACCCGGGCCGGCGCATGGCCATCGTATGAACAAAAAGGAGAACGGTTATGA
- a CDS encoding DUF4980 domain-containing protein: MMVILLGLACSTGKAQEITLKVTDRYLNLPISHRVDRSVMSFEVDGKTERTFDIRLAPSTPDYWVFCDLTPLKGKTVKIKYTGNPDGLKQIYQANKIAGQDSLYREKNRPQFHFSSRRGWNNDPNGLIYYDGEYHLFYQHNPYERDWGNMHWGHAVSKDLIHWQELPVALYPDHCGTAFSGSAVIDYDNTAGFNKGNTPAMIAIYTADSPDKQVQCLAYSHDHGRTWTKYAGNPLIDSKAKWNSKDTRDPKVFWYKPNREWVLVLNERDGHSIYTSTNLKDWTYRSHVTGFWECPELFELPVDGDPAHTKWVMYGASGTYMIGSFDGRTFTPETGKYYYVTGSQYAAQTYTDIPASDGRRIQIGWGRISHPDMPFNMMMLLPTELTLRTTKEGIRLFSYPVKEVDNLQADGNRWSSLTASEATAKLRPFSDAGCLRIKTTIRFSHATDGGLDLFGQQLMKYDLNFNQVNGVFYSPENPSSMEITADIFLDRTSVEVFIDWGAYSYSMERRPHDHNKEGFLFWGNNIEVKNLEVYPMKSIWF, from the coding sequence ATGATGGTAATCTTGCTTGGACTTGCATGTTCAACGGGTAAGGCCCAGGAAATAACACTGAAAGTTACCGACCGTTACCTGAATCTCCCCATTTCTCACCGGGTAGACCGTTCGGTAATGAGCTTTGAAGTAGACGGCAAGACGGAACGGACTTTCGACATCCGCCTGGCTCCCTCGACACCTGATTACTGGGTGTTTTGCGACCTTACTCCCCTGAAAGGCAAAACCGTCAAAATAAAATATACCGGCAACCCGGACGGCTTGAAACAAATATACCAAGCGAACAAAATTGCCGGGCAAGATAGCCTGTACCGGGAGAAGAACCGTCCCCAATTCCACTTCTCATCCCGGCGCGGATGGAACAACGACCCCAACGGACTTATCTATTACGACGGCGAATACCACCTTTTCTACCAGCACAACCCTTACGAACGTGACTGGGGTAACATGCACTGGGGGCATGCCGTTAGTAAAGACTTGATCCACTGGCAAGAATTGCCGGTTGCCTTGTACCCTGACCATTGCGGCACGGCCTTTTCCGGTTCTGCCGTGATCGATTACGACAATACCGCTGGGTTTAACAAGGGAAACACTCCCGCCATGATAGCCATCTACACCGCCGATTCGCCCGATAAGCAAGTTCAATGTCTGGCTTACAGTCACGACCACGGCCGCACCTGGACGAAATATGCCGGCAATCCGCTAATCGATTCCAAGGCAAAATGGAATAGCAAAGACACCCGCGACCCGAAAGTGTTCTGGTACAAACCTAACCGCGAATGGGTATTGGTTCTCAACGAACGCGACGGACACTCCATTTATACCTCTACGAATTTGAAGGACTGGACTTACCGGAGCCACGTTACCGGTTTCTGGGAATGCCCCGAACTCTTCGAACTGCCGGTAGACGGTGATCCGGCCCATACGAAATGGGTGATGTACGGTGCATCCGGCACTTACATGATAGGCTCTTTCGATGGTCGTACCTTTACCCCCGAAACCGGGAAGTACTATTACGTTACCGGTTCGCAGTATGCCGCGCAGACTTACACGGATATTCCTGCCTCCGACGGCCGACGGATTCAAATCGGCTGGGGACGCATTTCTCATCCGGACATGCCTTTCAACATGATGATGCTTTTACCTACCGAGCTAACGCTGCGCACCACCAAAGAGGGAATCCGCCTGTTCAGCTATCCGGTGAAAGAAGTGGACAACTTACAAGCGGACGGTAACCGCTGGTCTTCGCTCACCGCCTCCGAAGCGACAGCAAAGCTCCGCCCTTTTAGTGATGCTGGCTGTCTTCGTATCAAAACGACCATCCGTTTCTCTCATGCCACAGATGGAGGACTGGATCTGTTCGGCCAACAACTTATGAAGTACGACTTGAATTTCAACCAGGTAAACGGTGTATTTTATTCTCCGGAAAACCCTTCCAGCATGGAAATTACGGCGGACATCTTCCTTGACCGCACTTCCGTAGAAGTATTCATCGACTGGGGAGCCTATTCCTATTCCATGGAACGCCGTCCGCACGACCATAACAAAGAGGGCTTCCTTTTCTGGGGTAATAATATCGAAGTGAAGAACCTGGAAGTTTATCCGATGAAATCTATCTGGTTCTGA
- a CDS encoding glycoside hydrolase family 32 protein, which produces MKQTKLIARILKRVTTLAALTGIAILAACTGNKKTSATETADGTLYREKYRSQIHFTPAEHWMNDPNGMVYYRGEYHLFYQHYPEKSVWGPMHWGHAVSRDLVHWEHLPIALYPDSLGYIFSGSAVVDWKNTSGLGTPDNPALLAFFTYHNPEIEKAGGIDVESQALAYSLDNGRTWTKYAGNPVLKNPGIRDFRDPKVFWHEDSGQWIMSIAAQQVIHFYGSKDALNWTYLSEFGQGVGCHEGVWECPDLFPLPVQGTSETKWVLIVNINPGGPAGGSATQYFVGHFDGKNFRSNQQESRWMDYGKDNYAGVTWSDAPDNRRILIGWMNNWQYAGEKPCVKWSGACTLPREMGLVKSGNGYLLTSVPVKELDKLQGETATWDKLKVEKSFDLAKGLPFAQAPVKLTFSLKEQPGSSLADKYGICLKNKQGECMIVGYDNRNKLFYIDRTNATGETFSDKFACIHSAPYQVQPDGTEWEVVIDVSSLELFVDKGRLVMTDVFYPSEPFDKMELFTKDGVATFSNVSVTQLKSIW; this is translated from the coding sequence ATGAAACAAACAAAGCTCATAGCCCGCATTCTCAAAAGAGTTACCACCTTGGCTGCCTTAACAGGTATTGCAATACTGGCAGCTTGTACGGGAAATAAGAAAACATCTGCAACAGAAACAGCCGACGGGACTTTGTACCGCGAGAAATACCGTTCCCAAATCCACTTTACTCCCGCCGAACATTGGATGAACGACCCCAACGGCATGGTATACTACCGGGGAGAATACCACTTGTTCTACCAGCATTACCCTGAAAAATCGGTCTGGGGACCAATGCATTGGGGGCATGCCGTAAGCCGTGACCTCGTGCACTGGGAACATCTACCCATTGCCCTTTACCCGGATAGCTTGGGATATATTTTCTCCGGAAGTGCCGTGGTAGACTGGAAAAATACCTCCGGTTTGGGTACGCCGGACAATCCGGCACTCCTGGCCTTCTTTACTTACCATAACCCGGAAATAGAGAAAGCAGGCGGTATAGACGTCGAGTCGCAAGCACTCGCTTATAGCCTTGACAACGGCCGCACCTGGACGAAATATGCCGGTAACCCGGTCCTGAAAAATCCCGGCATACGCGACTTCCGCGACCCGAAAGTCTTCTGGCATGAAGATTCCGGCCAATGGATCATGAGTATTGCCGCTCAACAAGTAATTCATTTTTACGGCTCGAAAGATGCCCTGAACTGGACTTACCTGAGCGAGTTCGGGCAAGGCGTAGGCTGTCATGAGGGCGTGTGGGAATGTCCCGACTTGTTCCCGTTGCCGGTACAAGGGACGTCCGAAACAAAATGGGTACTGATTGTTAATATCAATCCCGGAGGACCGGCAGGCGGTTCGGCTACCCAATATTTTGTAGGCCATTTCGACGGAAAGAACTTCCGCAGCAACCAGCAAGAATCCCGTTGGATGGATTACGGGAAAGACAACTATGCCGGTGTAACCTGGAGCGATGCGCCCGACAACCGCCGCATACTTATCGGCTGGATGAACAACTGGCAATATGCCGGTGAAAAACCTTGCGTTAAATGGAGTGGAGCTTGTACTTTGCCCCGTGAAATGGGACTGGTAAAGTCAGGCAACGGCTATCTGCTTACCTCTGTCCCCGTGAAAGAGCTCGATAAACTTCAAGGCGAAACTGCTACCTGGGACAAACTTAAAGTGGAAAAGTCTTTCGACCTGGCGAAAGGATTGCCCTTTGCTCAAGCCCCCGTCAAGCTGACTTTCTCACTAAAAGAACAGCCCGGCTCATCCCTCGCGGATAAATACGGAATTTGTCTTAAAAATAAGCAAGGCGAATGCATGATTGTGGGCTACGACAACCGGAACAAACTCTTCTATATAGACCGAACCAACGCTACCGGCGAAACCTTCTCGGACAAATTTGCCTGTATCCACTCCGCCCCTTACCAGGTGCAACCGGACGGAACCGAGTGGGAGGTAGTGATCGACGTTTCTTCTTTGGAGCTTTTTGTAGATAAAGGACGACTGGTAATGACAGACGTATTTTATCCTTCCGAACCGTTTGACAAGATGGAACTCTTTACAAAAGACGGAGTGGCTACGTTCAGCAATGTCTCTGTCACGCAATTAAAATCTATTTGGTAA